Proteins from a genomic interval of Geodermatophilus obscurus DSM 43160:
- a CDS encoding NAD-dependent succinate-semialdehyde dehydrogenase, whose amino-acid sequence MSAVVTVDPATGRRLAEYPAFSDADVDAALDRAAATQARWAAMPVTERAAVLRRAAVLLREGAEELALLVTREMGKPLAESRAEVEKCATACDWYAEHAAAFLADEPVETAAVRSWIGYEPVGVVLAVMPWNFPLWQVLRFAAPALMAGNAALLKHSPNTTGCAIAVQRLFAVAGAPDGLFTALVVAEPDVPAVTARLIGDPRIGAVTITGSERAGRAVATAAGGAIKKSVLELGGSDPFVVLADADLPRVAALAARGRLLNAGQSCISPKRLVVDSSVAEKFTRLLVSEVEALTVGDPQAPGTDVGPMARADLLEGVHRQVEASVAAGARLLTGGHRLEGPGTFYAPTVLADVRPGVPAYDEEVFGPVAAVIAVDGDEEAVRVANDTRFGLGASVWTADPERGVAVARRIRSGAAFVNAVVASDVRMPFGGTRASGYGRELAAAGIREFVDVRTWWVLDEPAATAPASE is encoded by the coding sequence ATGAGCGCCGTCGTCACGGTCGACCCCGCGACGGGGCGGCGACTGGCCGAGTACCCGGCGTTCTCGGACGCCGATGTCGACGCCGCGCTGGACCGGGCGGCTGCCACGCAGGCCCGGTGGGCCGCGATGCCGGTCACCGAGCGGGCCGCCGTCCTGCGCCGGGCCGCCGTCCTGCTCCGGGAGGGGGCCGAGGAGCTGGCGCTGCTCGTCACCCGCGAGATGGGCAAGCCGCTGGCCGAGTCCCGCGCCGAGGTCGAGAAGTGCGCCACGGCCTGCGACTGGTACGCCGAGCACGCCGCAGCGTTCCTCGCCGACGAGCCGGTCGAGACCGCCGCCGTCCGCAGCTGGATCGGCTACGAGCCGGTGGGCGTGGTGCTCGCGGTCATGCCGTGGAACTTCCCGCTGTGGCAGGTGCTCCGCTTCGCCGCACCCGCGCTCATGGCGGGCAACGCCGCGCTGCTCAAGCACTCGCCCAACACGACCGGCTGCGCGATCGCGGTGCAGCGGTTGTTCGCCGTTGCAGGAGCGCCGGACGGCTTGTTCACCGCGCTGGTCGTCGCCGAGCCGGACGTGCCGGCGGTGACGGCGCGGCTGATCGGCGACCCACGCATCGGCGCGGTCACCATCACCGGCAGCGAGCGGGCCGGCCGGGCGGTGGCCACGGCCGCGGGCGGTGCGATCAAGAAGTCGGTCCTGGAACTCGGCGGCTCGGACCCGTTCGTCGTCCTGGCCGACGCCGACCTCCCCCGCGTGGCCGCCCTGGCCGCCCGGGGTCGCCTCCTGAACGCCGGGCAGAGCTGCATCTCGCCGAAGCGACTGGTCGTCGACTCCTCGGTCGCCGAGAAGTTCACCCGACTGCTGGTCTCCGAGGTGGAGGCGCTGACCGTCGGGGACCCGCAGGCGCCCGGCACGGACGTCGGCCCGATGGCTCGCGCCGACCTGCTCGAGGGAGTACACCGGCAGGTCGAGGCATCTGTCGCGGCCGGCGCCCGGCTGCTCACCGGCGGCCACCGCCTCGAGGGTCCGGGCACCTTCTACGCGCCCACGGTCCTGGCCGACGTCCGGCCCGGGGTCCCCGCCTACGACGAGGAGGTCTTCGGCCCGGTCGCCGCGGTCATCGCGGTGGACGGGGACGAGGAGGCCGTGCGGGTCGCGAACGACACCCGCTTCGGGCTGGGGGCGAGCGTCTGGACGGCCGATCCCGAGCGGGGTGTCGCCGTCGCCCGCCGGATCCGGTCCGGCGCCGCCTTCGTCAACGCGGTTGTCGCCTCCGACGTCCGCATGCCCTTCGGTGGCACCCGCGCCAGCGGCTACGGCCGCGAGCTGGCCGCCGCCGGCATCCGTGAGTTCGTCGACGTCCGCACGTGGTGGGTGCTCGACGAGCCCGCCGCGACGGCCCCCGCATCGGAGTGA
- a CDS encoding cupin domain-containing protein yields the protein MSTAPEPTRPVPPSMLLRPEEIERFDRGSGVVTIPFVGRWNCESNRVTTGMTVFAPGTGIPLHSHNVEETVLVFGGEATAVLGDDEFDLVAGQATWVPAGIPHCFRNRGEGSMTIYWVYGGRDVTRTITATGETFEHLSDADRGAVPSSGEPA from the coding sequence ATGAGCACTGCACCTGAGCCGACACGGCCCGTCCCGCCGTCGATGCTGCTGCGCCCGGAGGAGATCGAGCGCTTCGACCGCGGCAGCGGCGTCGTCACGATCCCCTTCGTCGGCAGGTGGAACTGCGAGTCCAACCGGGTCACCACCGGGATGACGGTCTTCGCACCCGGCACCGGCATCCCGCTGCACTCGCACAACGTCGAGGAGACGGTGCTGGTCTTCGGGGGCGAGGCCACCGCGGTGCTCGGGGACGACGAGTTCGACCTCGTCGCCGGCCAGGCCACCTGGGTGCCGGCCGGGATCCCGCACTGCTTCCGCAACCGCGGCGAGGGGTCGATGACCATCTACTGGGTCTACGGCGGCCGAGACGTCACCCGCACCATCACCGCCACCGGCGAGACGTTCGAGCACCTGTCCGACGCCGACCGCGGAGCTGTGCCGTCGTCAGGAGAGCCGGCATGA
- a CDS encoding putative quinol monooxygenase: MFSLVVQMEVRPGRREEFLAGMAANAEASVRDEPGCLRFDVCSVEADEHRFVLYELYADEAAFAAHKASPHFAAWRVIAEEVLVGQVNTPGRLLVTHPSEESA; the protein is encoded by the coding sequence GTGTTCAGCCTGGTGGTCCAGATGGAGGTGCGGCCCGGCCGGCGCGAGGAGTTCCTCGCCGGCATGGCCGCCAACGCCGAGGCGTCGGTGCGGGACGAACCGGGGTGCCTGCGGTTCGACGTCTGCTCGGTCGAGGCTGACGAGCACCGCTTCGTCCTCTACGAGCTCTACGCCGACGAGGCGGCCTTCGCCGCGCACAAGGCGTCCCCGCACTTCGCCGCCTGGCGGGTGATCGCCGAGGAGGTCCTCGTCGGTCAGGTCAACACGCCCGGCCGGCTGCTGGTCACCCACCCCTCCGAGGAGTCCGCATGA
- a CDS encoding Ldh family oxidoreductase: MTEERIEPKLLRAFGTGVLTALGVPGDDAALVADSLVQADLWGHQSHGLLRLPWYGARLRSGAMRAVPEPAVLSDTGPLVLLDGRDGIGQVLTERARRLAVERARTHGVGVVGVRNSNHFGTAMWFTRRAAHDGVVAVLTTNASPAMAPWGGREKRVGTNPWSIAAPGPDGTVLALDIANTAVARGKIHLAKNRGEPIPDTWALTADGAPTTDPEEGVLGVLLPMAGHKGYAIAFMMDVLSGALTGSAVGTGVHGPYEPDARSGCGHLFLALDPDAFGDRAGYEARVRQLVDEVASVPLAQGFDGVLHPGQVEDRAEAANLAAGGVVLARDSLAGLRRLGDEVGVPFPAGQPA; the protein is encoded by the coding sequence GTGACCGAGGAACGGATCGAGCCGAAGCTCCTGAGGGCGTTCGGCACCGGGGTCCTGACGGCGCTCGGTGTGCCCGGGGACGACGCGGCGCTGGTCGCCGACTCCCTCGTCCAGGCCGACCTGTGGGGTCACCAGTCGCACGGCCTGCTCCGGCTGCCCTGGTACGGCGCCCGCCTCCGCTCCGGCGCGATGCGCGCGGTCCCCGAGCCGGCGGTGCTCTCCGACACCGGCCCCCTGGTGCTGCTCGACGGCCGGGACGGCATCGGCCAGGTGCTCACCGAACGCGCGCGGCGGCTTGCCGTGGAGCGGGCCCGCACCCACGGCGTCGGTGTCGTCGGCGTCCGGAACTCCAACCACTTCGGCACGGCGATGTGGTTCACCCGCCGTGCCGCGCACGACGGGGTGGTCGCGGTCCTCACGACGAACGCGAGCCCGGCGATGGCACCCTGGGGCGGACGCGAGAAGCGGGTGGGCACCAACCCGTGGTCGATCGCCGCCCCCGGGCCCGACGGCACGGTCCTCGCCCTCGACATCGCGAACACCGCGGTCGCCCGCGGCAAGATCCACCTGGCGAAGAACCGCGGCGAGCCCATCCCGGACACGTGGGCGCTGACCGCCGACGGCGCACCGACGACCGATCCGGAGGAGGGGGTGCTGGGCGTGCTGCTGCCGATGGCCGGCCACAAGGGCTACGCGATCGCGTTCATGATGGACGTGCTCTCCGGCGCCCTGACCGGCAGCGCCGTCGGCACCGGCGTGCACGGCCCGTACGAGCCCGACGCCCGCAGCGGCTGCGGGCACCTGTTCCTGGCCCTGGACCCCGACGCCTTCGGTGACCGCGCCGGTTACGAGGCGCGGGTGCGGCAGCTGGTCGACGAGGTTGCGTCCGTCCCGCTCGCCCAGGGGTTCGACGGGGTCCTCCATCCCGGCCAGGTGGAGGACCGGGCCGAAGCGGCGAACCTGGCGGCCGGCGGCGTCGTCCTCGCCCGGGACTCGCTCGCCGGGCTGCGACGGCTGGGCGACGAGGTCGGCGTGCCGTTCCCCGCGGGACAACCGGCATGA
- a CDS encoding GntR family transcriptional regulator has protein sequence MTADSRAEGTEEVSKADQVHRQLRTEIELGELAPGTPLSELSLVGRTGASRTPVREALRRLAAEGLVDLVPRQGARVSRVSARSVRDLFEFRSLLEPAAVRQATEAAATDPALHRTFAELREAIAGVLERDPSTARSRSFYELADRFDWAVIGATRNEHLRRTIAELRPHTARLRNLSHLDPQRVEVSVGEHLAVCDALLAGDADGAATALAGHLTRSLETIFRNLAHGPGEGVDLLG, from the coding sequence ATGACGGCGGACAGCCGCGCCGAGGGGACCGAGGAGGTCAGCAAGGCCGACCAGGTCCACCGGCAGCTGCGGACCGAGATCGAGCTCGGTGAGCTGGCGCCGGGGACGCCGCTGTCGGAGCTCTCGCTGGTCGGGCGCACCGGGGCCTCGCGGACGCCGGTGCGCGAGGCCCTGCGCCGGCTGGCCGCCGAGGGCCTGGTCGACCTGGTACCCCGGCAGGGCGCCCGCGTCTCCCGGGTGTCGGCGCGCAGCGTCCGCGACCTGTTCGAGTTCCGCTCGCTGCTGGAACCGGCCGCCGTCCGGCAGGCAACCGAGGCCGCGGCCACCGACCCCGCGCTGCACCGGACCTTCGCCGAGCTGCGCGAGGCCATCGCGGGCGTCCTGGAGCGCGACCCGTCGACGGCGCGGTCCCGGTCGTTCTACGAGTTGGCCGACCGCTTCGACTGGGCGGTCATCGGGGCGACCCGCAACGAGCACCTGCGCCGCACCATCGCCGAGCTGCGGCCGCACACCGCGCGGCTGCGCAACCTCTCCCACCTGGACCCGCAGCGGGTCGAGGTGTCCGTCGGCGAGCACCTCGCCGTCTGCGACGCCCTGCTCGCCGGGGACGCCGACGGTGCGGCGACCGCCCTCGCCGGGCACCTGACGCGGAGCCTGGAGACGATCTTCCGCAACCTGGCTCACGGCCCCGGCGAGGGCGTCGACCTCCTGGGGTGA
- a CDS encoding universal stress protein produces the protein MTIVVGYVPTPEGEAALDAAITEARLRDQPLHVVNSARGDVLADPRFASERALDQVRAKLDGAGVVFEIDQRVAGHDASDEVVDAADRVKASLIVIGMRRRTPTGKLITGSQAQRILLDAHCPVLAVKAAY, from the coding sequence ATGACCATCGTCGTGGGCTACGTCCCCACCCCCGAGGGCGAGGCCGCCCTCGACGCCGCCATCACCGAGGCCCGCCTGCGCGACCAGCCGCTGCACGTCGTGAACAGCGCGCGCGGCGACGTCCTGGCCGACCCCCGGTTCGCCTCCGAGCGGGCGCTGGACCAGGTCCGGGCCAAGCTCGACGGCGCGGGCGTGGTCTTCGAGATCGACCAGCGGGTGGCCGGGCACGACGCCTCGGACGAGGTCGTGGACGCCGCCGACCGGGTCAAGGCCAGCCTGATCGTCATCGGCATGCGCCGCCGCACGCCCACCGGGAAGCTGATCACCGGCAGCCAGGCGCAGCGGATCCTGCTCGACGCGCACTGCCCGGTGCTGGCGGTCAAGGCCGCCTACTAG
- a CDS encoding response regulator, whose translation MTRVLIVDDDFMVARVHAGFVAALDGFEVVGTASSGAAALAEVARLRPDLVLLDVYLPDMTGLEVLRRLRADAVPVDVVVISAARDVESIRSARHGGVLSYLVKPFDRQTFEARLREYAALRSELAVLQEAGQADVDRLFAGARSGPRPAAPTPKGIAPETLQLVRGALRDAGEEGLSATQCSERTGLARVSARRYLEQLVTLEEAEVRQRYGTAGRPERRFTRRGGGHRAG comes from the coding sequence ATGACCCGGGTGCTGATCGTGGACGACGACTTCATGGTCGCCAGGGTCCACGCCGGGTTCGTCGCGGCCCTCGACGGGTTCGAGGTGGTGGGCACCGCGTCCAGCGGCGCGGCGGCGCTCGCCGAGGTCGCCCGGCTGAGGCCGGACCTCGTGCTGCTGGACGTCTACCTGCCGGACATGACCGGGCTGGAGGTGCTGCGCCGGCTGCGGGCGGACGCCGTGCCGGTCGACGTCGTGGTCATCAGTGCCGCGCGGGACGTCGAGAGCATCCGCAGCGCGCGGCACGGCGGCGTCCTGTCCTACCTGGTCAAGCCGTTCGACCGGCAGACCTTCGAGGCCCGGCTGCGGGAGTACGCCGCGCTGCGCAGCGAGCTCGCCGTGCTGCAGGAGGCCGGGCAGGCCGACGTCGACCGGCTGTTCGCCGGCGCGCGCAGCGGACCGCGCCCGGCAGCCCCCACGCCGAAGGGGATCGCGCCGGAGACGCTGCAGCTGGTCCGCGGGGCCCTGCGGGACGCGGGGGAGGAGGGGCTCTCGGCCACCCAGTGCAGCGAGCGCACCGGCCTCGCCCGGGTGAGCGCCCGCCGCTACCTGGAGCAGCTGGTGACCCTGGAGGAGGCCGAGGTCCGGCAGCGCTACGGCACCGCGGGCCGGCCGGAGCGGCGGTTCACCCGGCGCGGGGGCGGCCACCGCGCCGGGTGA
- a CDS encoding sensor histidine kinase — protein MTRRLSLAGQLLALQVVIVCVVLVGVAAVTVAQSTQGAEEVEGRRALEIAETLANSRATRTALELGRVEYIGIAAEDSRSTSGSADVVVARTDRTVLASADPGLLGEPLDLGASRVLEGRSWVADVEVPGGHAAVAMAPVYSERGDRVLGLVAVQRTYPGVLGSLEAAAPNLLTYLGLASVLGIGGSLLVARRVKRQTLGLEPAEIAGLVEHRDAMLHGIREGVVGLDLHGRVTLVNDEAVRLLRIPGDALGRTLDELGVAEEVAEALLTTGVERDRAVGTAGRVLVVNRLPLTSRGRPIGSVATLRDRTELLELRRELDLNRHVTDTLRAQAHEFDNRLHTIAGLIELGEAQEAVRFVHRISASRSEFGSAVTAAVCDPAIAALLVAKASQAAERGVDLRIAPDSALPVLAPELSTDVATVVGNLVDNAMDAASDAAQRWVEVGLGLVDGEVDVVVRDSGPGVPAGMEAEVFRRGVSTKGSAPHDAAVPGGRGIGLSLVHLVCTRRGGSVTASSADGSVFTARLPAGPALVDA, from the coding sequence GTGACCCGGCGGCTCTCGCTCGCCGGCCAGCTGCTCGCGTTGCAGGTGGTCATCGTCTGCGTCGTCCTCGTCGGCGTCGCGGCCGTCACCGTCGCGCAGTCCACGCAGGGGGCAGAGGAGGTGGAGGGGCGCCGCGCGCTGGAGATCGCCGAGACGCTCGCCAACAGCCGGGCCACCCGCACGGCGCTGGAGCTCGGCCGGGTGGAGTACATCGGCATCGCCGCGGAGGACAGCCGCAGCACCTCCGGGTCCGCCGACGTGGTCGTCGCGCGGACCGATCGCACGGTCCTCGCCAGCGCCGACCCCGGGCTGCTGGGCGAGCCGCTCGACCTCGGGGCCAGCCGGGTGCTGGAGGGGCGGTCCTGGGTGGCGGACGTCGAGGTGCCCGGCGGTCACGCCGCGGTCGCCATGGCGCCGGTCTACTCCGAGCGGGGGGACCGCGTGCTCGGCCTGGTCGCGGTGCAGCGGACCTACCCGGGGGTCCTCGGGAGTCTGGAGGCGGCCGCGCCGAACCTGCTCACCTACCTGGGCCTCGCCAGCGTGCTGGGCATCGGCGGGTCGCTGCTGGTGGCGCGCCGGGTGAAGCGGCAGACGCTGGGGCTGGAGCCGGCCGAGATCGCCGGGCTGGTCGAGCACCGCGACGCCATGCTGCACGGCATCCGCGAGGGCGTCGTGGGGCTGGACCTGCACGGCCGCGTGACGTTGGTGAACGACGAGGCCGTCCGGCTGCTGCGGATCCCCGGGGACGCGCTCGGCCGCACGCTCGACGAGTTGGGGGTCGCCGAGGAGGTGGCCGAGGCGCTGCTCACCACGGGCGTGGAGCGGGACCGGGCCGTGGGCACCGCCGGCCGGGTGCTCGTGGTGAACCGGCTGCCCCTCACCAGCCGTGGCCGGCCCATCGGGTCGGTGGCCACGCTGCGCGACCGCACCGAGCTGCTCGAGCTGCGCCGCGAGCTCGACCTGAACCGGCACGTCACCGACACGCTGCGGGCCCAGGCGCACGAGTTCGACAACCGGCTGCACACCATCGCGGGGCTCATCGAGCTGGGGGAGGCGCAGGAGGCGGTGCGGTTCGTGCACCGGATCAGCGCCAGCCGGTCGGAGTTCGGCAGCGCGGTGACCGCCGCCGTGTGCGACCCGGCGATCGCCGCGCTGCTGGTCGCCAAGGCCAGCCAGGCGGCCGAGCGGGGCGTCGACCTGCGCATCGCCCCGGACTCCGCGCTGCCCGTGCTCGCCCCCGAGCTGAGCACGGACGTCGCGACCGTGGTGGGCAACCTGGTTGACAACGCCATGGACGCCGCCTCGGACGCGGCGCAGCGCTGGGTCGAGGTGGGCCTGGGGCTCGTCGACGGCGAGGTCGACGTCGTGGTCCGCGACTCCGGTCCCGGCGTCCCGGCGGGGATGGAGGCCGAGGTGTTCCGGCGCGGCGTCTCCACGAAGGGCTCCGCTCCCCATGACGCAGCCGTCCCGGGCGGCCGGGGTATCGGGCTGTCCCTGGTGCACCTGGTGTGCACCCGCCGCGGCGGGAGCGTGACGGCCAGCTCTGCGGACGGCTCGGTGTTCACCGCCCGGCTGCCGGCCGGCCCCGCGCTGGTGGACGCATGA
- a CDS encoding Bug family tripartite tricarboxylate transporter substrate binding protein, with protein sequence MRNASLRKLTGVALTGGIAAGLLLTGCGTTAEGGSASGGGTQEGPVTGLRVLVPNSPGSGYDTTARALAQVAEEEELAETIEVFNLEGAGGTVGLQRLVNETGNADMLMQMGLGVVGAQYSNQSEATLEQTTPIARLIEEAEAIVVPADSPFQNIDDLVAAWKADPGNTPVGGASNPGGPDHLTPMLLAQEVGVTPTSVNYVAYDGGGELLAGILGGDVAFAATGIGEVTEPAASGDVRILAVTSEAPVEGVDAPTLTESGVDLTFTNWRGIVAAPDITPEEAQRHVDLITQVHDSEAWQQVLEDQGWTDSFITGDEFGSFLDEESQRVEGVLSELGLT encoded by the coding sequence ATGCGCAATGCTTCCCTGCGGAAGCTCACCGGCGTCGCCCTGACCGGGGGCATCGCCGCCGGGCTGCTGCTGACCGGGTGCGGCACCACCGCCGAGGGCGGCTCCGCCTCCGGCGGCGGCACCCAGGAGGGCCCCGTCACCGGCCTGCGGGTGCTGGTCCCGAACTCGCCCGGCAGCGGCTACGACACCACCGCCCGCGCCTTGGCCCAGGTCGCCGAGGAGGAGGAGCTGGCCGAGACGATCGAGGTGTTCAACCTCGAGGGCGCCGGCGGCACCGTCGGCCTGCAGCGCCTGGTCAACGAGACCGGCAACGCCGACATGCTCATGCAGATGGGCCTGGGCGTGGTGGGCGCGCAGTACAGCAACCAGTCCGAGGCCACCCTCGAGCAGACGACGCCGATCGCGCGGCTGATCGAGGAGGCCGAGGCGATCGTCGTCCCGGCCGACTCGCCGTTCCAGAACATCGACGACCTAGTCGCCGCCTGGAAGGCCGACCCGGGCAACACGCCCGTCGGCGGCGCGTCCAACCCCGGCGGCCCGGACCACCTGACGCCGATGCTGCTGGCGCAGGAGGTCGGCGTGACGCCGACCTCGGTCAACTACGTGGCCTACGACGGCGGCGGCGAGCTGCTCGCCGGCATCCTCGGCGGCGACGTGGCCTTCGCCGCGACCGGCATCGGCGAGGTCACCGAGCCCGCCGCCTCCGGTGACGTCCGCATCCTCGCGGTCACCAGCGAGGCGCCGGTCGAGGGCGTCGACGCGCCGACCCTCACCGAGTCCGGCGTGGACCTGACCTTCACCAACTGGCGCGGCATCGTGGCGGCCCCGGACATCACCCCCGAGGAGGCTCAGCGGCACGTCGACCTGATCACCCAGGTCCACGACAGCGAGGCCTGGCAGCAGGTGCTCGAGGACCAGGGCTGGACCGACTCCTTCATCACCGGCGACGAGTTCGGCTCCTTCCTCGACGAGGAGAGCCAGCGCGTCGAGGGTGTGCTCAGCGAGCTGGGCCTGACGTGA
- a CDS encoding tripartite tricarboxylate transporter TctB family protein yields MTAASSGGTTREQGRSEYGVALFLGVLGLLVIVQALLLPESRIVRGPVGPAVVPLVVGGLLVVVGVVLAIDVKRGGRGEPEGGEDVELTGGTDWTTIAMLAAAFLANALLIESLGWVFSGAVLFWGSAFALGSRHYVRDAVIAFALSIGSFYLFALGLGIVLPPGILRGIL; encoded by the coding sequence GTGACCGCCGCCTCCTCGGGAGGCACGACCCGGGAGCAGGGCCGCTCCGAGTACGGAGTGGCCCTGTTCCTGGGGGTCCTCGGCCTCCTCGTCATCGTGCAGGCCCTCCTCCTGCCGGAGAGCCGGATCGTCCGCGGGCCGGTCGGGCCCGCCGTCGTCCCCCTCGTCGTGGGCGGCCTGCTGGTCGTCGTCGGGGTCGTCCTGGCCATCGACGTGAAGCGCGGCGGCCGCGGTGAGCCCGAAGGCGGCGAGGACGTCGAGCTCACCGGCGGGACCGACTGGACGACGATCGCGATGCTCGCCGCCGCGTTCCTGGCCAACGCACTGCTGATCGAGAGCCTCGGCTGGGTGTTCTCCGGCGCGGTCCTGTTCTGGGGATCGGCGTTCGCCCTCGGCAGCCGCCACTACGTGCGCGACGCCGTGATCGCCTTCGCCCTGTCGATCGGCTCCTTCTACCTGTTCGCCCTCGGGCTCGGCATCGTGCTGCCCCCGGGCATCCTGAGGGGGATCCTCTGA
- a CDS encoding tripartite tricarboxylate transporter permease: MDAFGSLLEGFGTALTPTNLAFALLGVLLGTAIGVLPGIGPAMAVALLLPLTRGLDVTTALIMFAGIYYGGMYGGSTTSILLNTPGESASVVTAIEGNKMARSGRAAQALATAAIGSFVAGTIATLLLALVAPLVADLAVEVSPADMFAIMVLAFIAVTSVLGSSRVRGLASLGLGLAIGLIGIDATSGQQRLTFGIGELADGIDIVVVAVGLFAVGEALWTAAHLRRRPVEVIPVGNPRMSRSDWRRSWKPWLRGTAIGFPFGAVPAGGAEVPTFLSYVTEKRLSKHPEEFGHGAIEGVAGPEATNNASAAGGLVPLLTLGIPVTATAAVLLAAIESYGIQPGPQLFESEPELVWGLIASLFIGNTALLVLNLPLAPVWARLLRIPRTYLYAGILFFASLGAYATNANVFDLFLLLVIGGLGFMMRRFGLPLLPAIVGVILGPFAEAELRQALQISNGAIGGLIDPLSVVVYVIVALVLLWPVVRLLLPKKGVHVPVLDEAVHEIEEAHHHHGTTDAISVEARAKKGFEKSNDSDGH, encoded by the coding sequence ATGGACGCGTTCGGCTCCCTCTTGGAGGGCTTCGGCACCGCGCTGACGCCGACCAACCTGGCGTTCGCGTTGCTGGGCGTGCTGCTGGGCACCGCGATCGGCGTCCTGCCCGGCATCGGCCCGGCCATGGCGGTGGCACTGCTGCTGCCGCTGACCCGCGGCCTGGACGTCACCACCGCGCTGATCATGTTCGCCGGCATCTACTACGGCGGCATGTACGGCGGGTCCACGACGTCGATCCTGTTGAACACCCCGGGTGAGAGCGCCTCGGTGGTCACCGCCATCGAGGGCAACAAGATGGCCCGGTCCGGCCGCGCCGCGCAGGCCCTGGCCACCGCGGCGATCGGCTCGTTCGTCGCCGGGACCATCGCCACGCTGCTGCTGGCCCTGGTGGCGCCCCTGGTCGCCGACCTCGCCGTGGAGGTCTCGCCTGCCGACATGTTCGCGATCATGGTGCTGGCGTTCATCGCGGTGACGTCGGTGCTCGGCAGCTCCCGGGTGCGCGGCCTGGCCTCGCTGGGGCTCGGCCTGGCCATCGGGCTGATCGGCATCGACGCCACCTCCGGCCAGCAGCGGCTCACCTTCGGCATCGGCGAGCTCGCCGACGGCATCGACATCGTCGTCGTGGCGGTCGGCCTGTTCGCCGTCGGCGAGGCACTGTGGACCGCGGCCCACCTGCGCCGCCGCCCGGTCGAGGTCATCCCGGTGGGCAACCCGCGGATGAGCCGGTCGGACTGGCGCCGCTCGTGGAAGCCGTGGCTGCGCGGCACCGCGATCGGGTTCCCCTTCGGCGCCGTCCCGGCCGGTGGGGCCGAGGTCCCGACGTTCCTCTCCTACGTCACCGAGAAGCGGCTGTCCAAGCACCCCGAGGAGTTCGGCCATGGTGCCATCGAGGGCGTCGCCGGGCCGGAGGCCACGAACAACGCCTCGGCCGCAGGCGGGCTCGTGCCGCTGCTGACCCTGGGCATCCCGGTGACGGCCACCGCGGCGGTCCTGCTCGCCGCCATCGAGAGCTACGGCATCCAGCCCGGGCCGCAGCTGTTCGAGAGCGAGCCGGAGCTGGTGTGGGGCCTGATCGCCAGCCTCTTCATCGGCAACACGGCGCTGCTGGTGCTCAACCTGCCGCTGGCGCCGGTGTGGGCGCGTCTGCTGCGGATCCCGCGCACGTACCTGTACGCGGGCATCCTCTTCTTCGCCAGCCTGGGCGCGTACGCGACGAACGCCAACGTGTTCGACCTGTTCCTGCTGCTGGTCATCGGCGGGCTCGGCTTCATGATGCGCCGCTTCGGGCTGCCGCTGCTGCCGGCCATCGTCGGCGTGATCCTCGGGCCGTTCGCCGAAGCGGAGCTGCGGCAGGCGCTGCAGATCAGCAACGGGGCGATCGGCGGGCTGATCGACCCGCTGTCCGTCGTCGTGTACGTCATCGTGGCGCTGGTCCTGCTGTGGCCGGTGGTCCGCCTGCTGCTGCCGAAGAAGGGGGTGCACGTCCCCGTGCTCGACGAGGCGGTGCACGAGATCGAGGAGGCGCACCACCACCACGGGACGACCGACGCGATCTCGGTCGAGGCCCGGGCCAAGAAGGGGTTCGAGAAGTCGAACGACTCCGACGGCCACTGA
- a CDS encoding glycerate kinase, producing the protein MPAEASRRAAARDIPVIALSGTVGAGVQAALDAGLDAYASILTRPCTLDHALQETSDFLVSSAEQTMRLLLVGRRLAWQEAEAR; encoded by the coding sequence GTGCCCGCCGAGGCGTCCCGCCGCGCGGCGGCTCGCGACATCCCGGTCATCGCCCTCAGCGGCACCGTCGGCGCGGGCGTGCAGGCCGCCCTGGACGCCGGGCTGGACGCCTACGCGTCGATCCTCACCCGCCCGTGCACGCTGGACCACGCGCTCCAAGAGACCTCGGACTTCCTCGTCTCCTCCGCCGAGCAGACGATGCGCCTGCTGCTCGTGGGTCGCCGGCTCGCGTGGCAGGAGGCCGAGGCGCGCTGA
- a CDS encoding nuclear transport factor 2 family protein — protein sequence MTTQHGTAPSATAHPNAQRLRHSYDAFLRGDLGPLDDLLAEDVEWHETGRNQLSGVHRGRDAVRELLGRLGQLTEGSLRLDLHTVLADDTDGVAVVRTSARRGDRSFEDVLEAHIYRFRDGRVTEFRVTFDDQYAVDAVLG from the coding sequence ATGACGACGCAGCACGGCACGGCGCCCTCGGCCACCGCACACCCCAACGCGCAGCGGCTCCGGCACTCCTACGACGCGTTCCTCCGGGGCGACCTCGGTCCCCTCGACGACCTCCTCGCCGAGGACGTCGAGTGGCACGAGACCGGCCGCAACCAGCTCAGCGGGGTGCACCGCGGCCGCGACGCGGTCCGCGAGCTGCTCGGACGGCTGGGACAGCTGACCGAGGGCAGTCTCCGGCTCGACCTCCACACGGTCCTCGCTGACGACACCGACGGCGTGGCCGTCGTGCGGACCAGCGCCCGCCGCGGGGACCGCTCCTTCGAGGACGTGCTGGAAGCGCACATCTACCGGTTCAGGGACGGCCGGGTGACCGAGTTCCGCGTCACGTTCGACGACCAGTACGCGGTCGACGCCGTCCTCGGCTGA